The Deinococcus carri genome contains a region encoding:
- the guaA gene encoding glutamine-hydrolyzing GMP synthase: MSVVILDFGSQFTRLIARRFRELGAYSVILPGTASLERIAQENPQGIVLSGGPSSVYDANAPRPAPGVLDLAVPILGVCYGMQFLAHEAGGDVKRAGKREYGKADLTRYGGQLFAGIQGEFVAWMSHSDSVTQLPQGYEVVAETEDTPVAAIENPVTHRYGVQFHPEVVHTPKGGQMLANFLEICGVARDWNAEHIIEELIGGVRAQVEGGRVLLAISGGVDSSTLGLLLSRAIGDRLTAVFIDHGLLRLGEREQVEAALRPLGVNLVTVDAREEFLGALAGVSDPEQKRKIIGREFIRAFEREARKYGPFDFLAQGTLYPDVIESAGGEGAANIKSHHNVGGLPEDLAFKLVEPFRTLFKDEVREIARLLGLPDHIRMRHPFPGPGLAIRCLGEVTPEKLDILKRVDDIFISGLREFGLYDGCSQALAVLTPIQSVGVMGDERTYSYTTALRAVTTDDFMTAEWARLPYDFLATMSNRIVNQVHEINRVVYDITGKPPATIEWE, translated from the coding sequence GTGAGTGTGGTCATTCTCGACTTCGGCAGCCAGTTCACGCGCCTGATCGCGCGGCGCTTTCGTGAACTTGGCGCGTACAGCGTGATTCTTCCCGGCACAGCGAGCCTGGAACGCATCGCGCAGGAAAATCCCCAGGGCATCGTGCTGTCGGGCGGCCCCAGCAGCGTCTATGACGCGAATGCCCCGCGTCCGGCCCCCGGTGTCCTCGACCTCGCCGTGCCCATCCTGGGCGTGTGCTACGGCATGCAGTTCCTCGCGCACGAGGCGGGCGGCGACGTGAAGCGGGCCGGGAAACGCGAGTACGGCAAGGCGGACCTGACCCGCTACGGCGGCCAGCTGTTCGCCGGGATTCAGGGCGAGTTCGTCGCCTGGATGAGCCACAGCGACTCGGTCACGCAGCTCCCGCAGGGATACGAGGTCGTCGCGGAGACGGAAGACACGCCCGTCGCGGCCATCGAGAACCCCGTCACCCACCGCTACGGCGTGCAGTTCCACCCGGAAGTCGTCCACACGCCCAAGGGCGGGCAGATGCTGGCGAACTTCCTGGAGATTTGCGGCGTGGCCCGCGACTGGAATGCCGAGCACATCATCGAGGAGCTGATCGGGGGCGTGCGGGCGCAGGTGGAGGGGGGCCGCGTGCTGCTCGCCATCAGCGGCGGCGTGGACTCCTCCACGCTGGGGCTGCTGCTGTCACGCGCGATTGGCGACCGCCTGACCGCCGTCTTTATCGACCACGGCCTCCTGAGGCTGGGCGAGCGCGAACAGGTGGAGGCGGCGCTGCGGCCCCTGGGCGTGAACCTCGTCACCGTGGATGCCCGCGAGGAGTTCCTGGGGGCGCTCGCGGGCGTCTCGGACCCCGAGCAGAAGCGCAAAATTATCGGCCGCGAGTTTATCCGGGCCTTCGAGCGGGAGGCCCGGAAGTATGGCCCCTTCGACTTCCTCGCGCAGGGCACCCTCTACCCGGACGTGATCGAGTCGGCGGGCGGTGAGGGGGCCGCGAACATCAAGAGCCACCACAACGTCGGCGGCCTGCCGGAAGACCTCGCCTTCAAGCTGGTGGAACCCTTCCGCACCCTCTTCAAGGACGAGGTGCGGGAAATCGCGCGCCTGCTGGGGCTGCCCGACCACATCCGCATGCGCCACCCCTTCCCCGGCCCCGGTCTGGCAATCCGCTGCCTGGGCGAGGTGACGCCGGAGAAGCTCGACATTCTCAAGCGGGTGGACGACATCTTCATCAGCGGCCTGCGCGAGTTCGGGCTGTACGACGGCTGCTCGCAGGCGCTGGCGGTCCTGACGCCGATCCAGTCTGTCGGCGTGATGGGCGACGAGCGCACCTACTCCTACACCACCGCCCTGCGCGCCGTCACCACCGACGACTTCATGACCGCCGAGTGGGCACGCCTCCCCTACGACTTCCTGGCGACGATGAGCAACCGCATCGTCAACCAGGTCCACGAGATCAACCGCGTGGTGTACGACATCACCGGGAAGCCGCCCGCGACGATTGAGTGGGAGTGA
- a CDS encoding 2-isopropylmalate synthase, protein MTQPQVDGQRIRIFDTTLRDGEQSPGVALNHTQKLEIAHQLARLGVDVIEAGFPIASPGDLEGVSRIAREVRGPVIAGLARANRADIEAAAQAVELAEKPRIHTFIATSPIHMAKKLGLEPDAVIERAVEAVRLARSFVDDVEFSAEDATRSDRAFLARIFRAAVEAGATTINVPDTVGYTTPEEIRDLFAFLRGELPAHVILSAHCHDDLGMAVANSIAAAEGGARQIECTVNGIGERAGNAALEEIVMAFHTRKDHYGFETGIRTREIYRSSRMVSRLSGMPVQPNKGVVGDNAFAHESGIHQDGVIKARETYEIMNAELVGREAAVLVMGKHSGRAAFRKALTDLGYEVDEDRVKHLFGRFKDMADRKGQIFADDLRALVESRSDVPQTFTLEGFQITSGMNMTPVAFVRLHTPDGPVDATAHGDGPVEAAFQAINRITGITPTLESYRIQAVTGGGDALGEVSIGARYGETTLHGTGVATDVVEASARAWIRIVNQVVAGMGKSRAVSQTTV, encoded by the coding sequence ATGACTCAGCCCCAGGTAGACGGCCAGCGCATCCGCATCTTCGACACCACCCTGCGTGACGGCGAGCAGTCGCCCGGCGTGGCGCTGAACCACACGCAGAAGCTGGAAATCGCGCACCAACTGGCCCGCCTGGGCGTGGACGTGATCGAGGCGGGCTTTCCCATCGCCTCCCCCGGCGACCTGGAGGGTGTGAGCCGCATCGCGCGGGAGGTGCGCGGCCCCGTCATCGCCGGGTTGGCCCGCGCGAACCGGGCTGATATCGAGGCGGCGGCCCAGGCGGTGGAACTGGCGGAAAAGCCCCGCATCCACACCTTCATCGCCACCAGCCCGATTCATATGGCGAAGAAGCTGGGGCTGGAGCCGGACGCGGTGATCGAGCGGGCGGTGGAGGCGGTGCGCCTGGCCCGCTCCTTCGTGGACGACGTGGAGTTCAGCGCGGAGGATGCCACCCGCAGCGACCGCGCGTTTCTGGCTCGCATCTTCCGCGCGGCGGTGGAGGCGGGCGCGACGACCATCAACGTGCCGGATACCGTGGGCTACACTACGCCCGAGGAAATCCGCGACCTGTTCGCGTTCCTGCGCGGCGAACTGCCCGCCCACGTCATCCTGTCGGCCCACTGTCACGACGACCTGGGCATGGCCGTCGCCAACTCCATCGCGGCGGCGGAGGGGGGCGCGCGGCAGATCGAGTGCACGGTGAACGGCATTGGGGAGCGGGCCGGGAACGCGGCGCTGGAAGAGATCGTGATGGCCTTTCACACCCGCAAGGACCACTACGGCTTCGAGACGGGCATCCGCACCCGCGAGATCTACCGCTCCAGCCGCATGGTCAGCCGCCTGAGCGGGATGCCGGTGCAGCCCAACAAGGGCGTGGTGGGTGACAACGCTTTCGCGCACGAGTCGGGCATCCACCAGGACGGCGTGATCAAGGCCCGCGAGACCTACGAGATCATGAACGCCGAACTGGTGGGCCGCGAGGCCGCCGTGCTGGTGATGGGCAAGCACTCGGGCCGCGCCGCCTTCCGCAAGGCGCTGACCGACCTGGGCTACGAGGTGGACGAGGACCGCGTCAAGCACCTGTTCGGCCGCTTCAAGGACATGGCCGACCGCAAGGGCCAGATTTTCGCCGACGACCTGCGCGCCCTGGTCGAGAGCCGCAGCGACGTGCCGCAGACCTTCACGCTGGAGGGCTTCCAGATCACCTCCGGCATGAACATGACCCCGGTCGCCTTCGTGCGCCTGCACACCCCCGACGGCCCGGTGGACGCCACCGCGCACGGCGACGGCCCGGTCGAGGCCGCCTTCCAGGCCATCAACAGGATCACCGGCATCACGCCCACACTGGAGAGCTACCGCATCCAGGCCGTCACAGGCGGCGGCGACGCGCTGGGCGAGGTCAGCATCGGCGCGCGCTACGGCGAGACGACCCTGCACGGCACGGGCGTGGCGACGGACGTGGTGGAGGCCAGCGCCCGCGCCTGGATTCGCATCGTGAATCAGGTGGTGGCCGGCATGGGCAAGAGCCGGGCGGTGAGCCAAACGACGGTGTAA
- the ilvC gene encoding ketol-acid reductoisomerase, with translation MAAKMYYDRDVSLSPIEDKLIAIIGYGSQAHAHAQNLRDSGLNVVVGLREGSPSRPKAEQAGLRVASIEDATKEADVIMLLIPDETQPQVYEESIAPHLTAGKALAFGHGFNIHFGRIKPPQDVDVFLVAPKGPGHMLRRVYVDGAGMPSIFAVGQDATGNARDIALAYARGIGGTRAGVLETTFKEETETDLFGEQSVLCGGVTHLIQAGFETLVEAGYQPEIAYFETLHEVKLIVDLIYEKGFEGMRHSISNTAEYGDYVTGPRIITGETKATMKDVLGDIQSGKFARDFIEDAEGGFPYMKEQRKKMRDHTLEVVGKELRGKMPFLSKQELEV, from the coding sequence ATGGCCGCAAAAATGTACTACGACCGTGACGTGAGCCTCTCCCCCATCGAGGACAAACTCATCGCCATCATCGGCTACGGCAGCCAGGCGCACGCGCACGCGCAGAACCTGCGGGACAGCGGGCTGAACGTGGTGGTCGGCCTGCGGGAAGGCAGCCCCAGCCGCCCCAAGGCCGAGCAGGCGGGCCTGCGGGTGGCGAGCATCGAGGACGCAACAAAGGAAGCCGACGTCATCATGCTGCTGATTCCCGACGAGACGCAGCCGCAGGTGTACGAGGAAAGCATCGCCCCCCACCTCACGGCGGGCAAGGCGCTCGCGTTCGGACACGGCTTCAACATCCACTTCGGGCGCATCAAGCCGCCCCAGGATGTGGACGTGTTCCTGGTCGCGCCCAAGGGACCGGGCCACATGCTGCGCCGCGTGTACGTGGACGGGGCGGGTATGCCCAGCATCTTTGCCGTGGGGCAGGACGCGACCGGCAATGCGCGTGATATTGCCCTCGCCTACGCGCGCGGCATCGGCGGCACCCGCGCGGGTGTGCTGGAAACCACCTTCAAGGAGGAGACGGAAACGGACCTCTTCGGGGAGCAGTCGGTGCTGTGCGGCGGCGTAACGCACCTGATTCAGGCGGGCTTCGAGACGCTGGTGGAGGCCGGGTACCAGCCCGAAATCGCCTACTTCGAGACGCTGCACGAGGTCAAGCTGATCGTGGACCTGATCTACGAGAAGGGCTTCGAGGGGATGCGCCACTCCATCTCCAACACCGCCGAGTACGGCGACTACGTGACCGGGCCGCGCATCATCACGGGTGAAACCAAGGCCACCATGAAGGACGTGCTGGGCGACATCCAGAGCGGCAAGTTCGCCCGCGACTTCATCGAGGACGCCGAGGGCGGCTTCCCGTACATGAAGGAGCAGCGCAAGAAGATGCGCGACCACACGCTGGAAGTGGTGGGCAAGGAGCTGCGCGGCAAGATGCCCTTCCTCAGCAAGCAGGAGCTGGAGGTCTGA
- the ilvN gene encoding acetolactate synthase small subunit, translated as MTAPTPQDQPQRDHLVSALVRDEPRVLTRITSLFGRRGYNIKSLSVGSTEHPGVSRMTFVVTGDRGVVEQAMRQLEKLHDVVRIIDHSLEKYVDRELVLVKVAITPESRVEVRQIAEDFRARIVDVGRHALTFEVTGDEGKITAFIEQMRPFGILETMRTGRIALTRGSNADIPSHVYHGGETETLRPVVESVEPREERARGVPNLF; from the coding sequence ATGACCGCCCCCACCCCACAGGACCAGCCCCAACGTGACCACCTCGTCTCCGCCCTGGTCCGCGACGAGCCGCGCGTGCTGACCCGCATCACCTCTCTCTTCGGGCGGCGGGGGTACAACATCAAGAGCCTCTCGGTCGGCTCGACCGAGCATCCCGGCGTGAGCCGCATGACCTTTGTCGTGACCGGCGACCGCGGCGTGGTCGAGCAGGCGATGCGGCAACTGGAAAAGCTGCACGACGTGGTGAGGATCATCGACCACAGCCTCGAAAAGTACGTGGACCGCGAGCTGGTGCTGGTCAAGGTCGCCATCACGCCCGAGAGCCGGGTGGAGGTCCGCCAGATTGCCGAGGACTTCCGCGCCCGCATCGTGGACGTGGGCCGCCACGCGCTGACCTTCGAGGTCACGGGCGACGAGGGCAAGATCACCGCCTTTATCGAGCAGATGCGCCCCTTCGGGATTCTGGAAACCATGCGCACGGGCCGCATCGCCCTGACGCGCGGCAGCAACGCCGACATTCCCAGCCACGTCTATCACGGCGGCGAAACCGAGACGCTCCGGCCCGTGGTGGAGAGCGTCGAACCGCGCGAGGAGCGGGCGCGGGGGGTGCCGAATCTGTTTTAG
- the ilvB gene encoding biosynthetic-type acetolactate synthase large subunit codes for MTQGDMTGAKALWATLVGHGITTVFGYPGGAIMPVYDALTFYPEMRHVLARHEQGAIHAAEGWAKATGEIGVCLATSGPGATNLVTGLADAMMDSVPLLAITGNVARHLMGTDAFQEADITGITLPITKHNYVVRDVEELPQVIAEAIRIARSGRPGPVLVDIPKDIQLAPYHGEIARPHARPEAPDPAPEAIARAHELLRGAKKPVIMVGGGALDAAADITALARAWDIPVITTLMGLGVFPASDPLWLGMPGMHGSVAANRAISEADVLLGIGLRFDDRVTGRVNGFAPNAAIIHVELDAAEIGKIVRTHVPVRGDAGAAARLLAEGAQKLELPEWQAQVEEWKSRTAQPDHWGAAYGVQAVVERLRPDDILSSDVGQHQMLAAQLARFEKPRRWLNSGGLGTMGFGFPAAIGAALAEPGVRSVVIAGDGGFQMTAQELATLKMYDIRNVKICIINNSYLGMVRQWQEMFHERRYSEVWLGDSNPDFLKLADAYDVPGYRASSAEELPAAIDAWLSDPKSALLEVVVPHEHAVFPMVPAGAALSEMIESEPPRAPTPGTRKNAAAEEANNA; via the coding sequence ATGACGCAGGGGGACATGACGGGCGCGAAGGCGCTGTGGGCGACACTTGTGGGGCACGGCATCACCACCGTGTTCGGCTATCCGGGCGGGGCGATCATGCCGGTGTACGACGCGCTGACCTTTTATCCGGAGATGCGGCACGTGCTGGCGCGGCACGAGCAGGGCGCGATTCACGCGGCGGAGGGCTGGGCCAAGGCGACCGGCGAGATCGGCGTGTGCCTGGCGACCTCCGGGCCGGGCGCGACCAACCTGGTGACGGGCCTGGCCGACGCGATGATGGATTCGGTGCCGCTCCTGGCCATTACCGGAAACGTGGCGCGGCACCTGATGGGCACCGATGCCTTTCAGGAGGCGGACATCACCGGAATCACGCTGCCGATCACCAAACACAACTACGTGGTACGCGACGTGGAGGAGTTGCCGCAGGTGATCGCGGAAGCCATCCGCATCGCCCGCAGCGGGCGGCCCGGCCCGGTGCTGGTGGACATCCCCAAGGACATTCAGCTCGCGCCCTACCACGGCGAGATCGCGCGGCCCCACGCCCGGCCGGAAGCACCCGACCCCGCGCCCGAAGCCATTGCACGTGCCCATGAACTGCTGCGGGGGGCGAAAAAGCCCGTGATCATGGTCGGCGGCGGTGCGCTGGACGCGGCGGCGGACATCACCGCGCTGGCCCGCGCCTGGGACATCCCCGTGATCACCACGTTGATGGGGCTGGGGGTCTTTCCCGCCAGTGACCCGCTGTGGCTGGGAATGCCGGGGATGCACGGCTCGGTCGCCGCGAACCGCGCCATCAGCGAGGCCGACGTGCTACTGGGAATCGGCCTGCGGTTCGACGACCGGGTGACGGGCCGGGTGAACGGCTTCGCGCCGAACGCCGCCATCATCCACGTGGAACTCGACGCCGCCGAGATCGGCAAGATCGTGCGGACGCATGTGCCGGTGCGCGGGGACGCAGGGGCGGCGGCACGGCTGCTGGCGGAGGGCGCGCAGAAGCTGGAGCTGCCCGAGTGGCAGGCCCAGGTCGAGGAGTGGAAATCCCGCACGGCGCAGCCCGACCACTGGGGTGCGGCCTACGGGGTGCAGGCCGTGGTGGAACGCCTGCGCCCCGACGACATCCTCTCCTCGGACGTGGGGCAGCACCAGATGCTCGCCGCGCAGCTTGCCCGCTTCGAGAAGCCCCGGCGCTGGCTGAACTCGGGCGGCCTGGGCACGATGGGCTTCGGCTTCCCGGCGGCGATCGGGGCCGCGCTGGCCGAGCCGGGCGTGCGCTCGGTGGTGATTGCTGGGGACGGCGGCTTTCAGATGACGGCGCAGGAACTCGCCACGCTGAAGATGTACGACATCCGCAACGTCAAAATCTGCATCATCAACAACTCCTACCTGGGGATGGTGCGCCAGTGGCAGGAGATGTTCCACGAGCGCCGCTACTCGGAAGTGTGGCTGGGCGACTCCAACCCCGATTTCCTGAAACTGGCCGACGCCTACGACGTGCCGGGCTACCGCGCCAGCAGCGCCGAGGAACTCCCCGCCGCCATCGACGCCTGGCTGTCCGACCCGAAAAGCGCCCTGCTGGAGGTCGTGGTGCCACACGAACATGCCGTCTTCCCGATGGTGCCCGCCGGGGCGGCGCTCAGCGAGATGATCGAATCCGAACCCCCCCGCGCCCCCACTCCCGGCACCAGGAAGAACGCCGCCGCCGAGGAGGCGAACAACGCATGA
- a CDS encoding DEAD/DEAH box helicase, with translation MNFDQLIAPELAARLAERGITEASPIQAESLPQTLAGKDLIGRARTGTGKTLAFALPIIQNLEPSRERARLPRAIVVAPTRELAKQVAEEFSKSGPQLSTVTVYGGAAYSPQENALRRGVDVVVGTPGRLIDHLERGNLDLSAVQYAVLDEADEMLSVGFADAIETILQKTPEERQTMLFSATLNDDIRRIARKYLREPVVVDMVGEGKSQAAQSVEHLKVKVGRTRTRVLADLLTVYNPEKAIVFTRTKREADELANELIHRGIESEALHGDLAQSQRERALGAFRSGRVGVLVATDVAARGLDIPEVDLVVQYHLPQDHESYIHRSGRTGRAGRTGTAIVMYGDRDNREMRNLEYRTGVQFKERTLPTPKEVQAASARSSADLVRKVDSEVAASFQAEAERLFSELGLEALTRALAKISGVTEPVKAASLLSGEEGLTTIILHGERLSVPRTVALLARNSDVDTRRLGKVRQWRGGTVADVPSEFVEKLLAASPLEGEVGVEVAQELPELFEAPTREGRQGGGYQGGRGGYRDEGGYRGNRGGGSQGGRGGYGNREGGYQGQGGGNRGGQGRWSRDRDDRQGGERRREDFADREFVPGGR, from the coding sequence ATGAACTTTGATCAACTGATCGCGCCCGAACTCGCGGCGCGTCTCGCCGAGCGCGGCATCACGGAAGCCAGCCCCATCCAGGCCGAGAGCCTGCCCCAGACCCTTGCCGGGAAGGACCTGATCGGCCGCGCCCGCACGGGCACGGGCAAGACGCTGGCCTTCGCGCTGCCCATCATCCAGAACCTCGAACCCAGCCGCGAGCGTGCCCGGCTGCCCCGCGCCATCGTGGTCGCGCCCACCCGCGAACTTGCCAAGCAGGTCGCGGAGGAGTTCAGCAAGAGCGGCCCGCAGCTCAGCACCGTGACGGTGTACGGCGGCGCGGCCTACAGCCCGCAGGAAAACGCGCTGCGCCGCGGCGTGGACGTGGTGGTCGGGACACCGGGTCGCCTGATCGACCACCTGGAGCGCGGCAACCTCGACCTGAGCGCGGTGCAGTACGCCGTGCTGGACGAGGCCGACGAGATGCTCAGCGTGGGCTTCGCGGACGCCATCGAAACGATTCTCCAGAAGACCCCGGAAGAGCGGCAGACCATGCTGTTCAGCGCCACGCTGAACGACGACATCCGCCGCATTGCCCGCAAGTACCTGCGGGAGCCGGTCGTGGTGGACATGGTGGGCGAGGGCAAGAGCCAGGCCGCCCAGAGCGTCGAACACCTCAAGGTGAAGGTGGGGCGCACCCGCACCCGCGTGCTGGCCGACCTGCTGACCGTCTACAACCCTGAAAAGGCCATCGTCTTCACGCGCACCAAGCGCGAGGCCGACGAGCTGGCGAACGAGCTGATCCACCGCGGCATCGAGTCGGAGGCGCTGCACGGCGACCTGGCGCAGAGCCAGCGTGAGCGTGCGCTGGGGGCCTTCCGCAGCGGGCGCGTGGGCGTGCTGGTCGCCACCGACGTGGCGGCGCGCGGCCTGGACATCCCGGAAGTGGACCTGGTGGTGCAGTACCACCTGCCCCAGGACCACGAGAGCTACATCCACCGCTCGGGCCGCACGGGCCGCGCCGGACGTACCGGCACCGCCATCGTGATGTACGGCGACCGCGACAACCGCGAGATGCGCAACCTGGAATACCGCACCGGCGTGCAGTTCAAGGAACGCACCCTGCCGACCCCTAAGGAAGTGCAGGCCGCCAGCGCCCGCTCCAGCGCCGACCTGGTGCGCAAGGTGGACAGCGAGGTGGCGGCGAGCTTCCAGGCCGAAGCCGAGCGGCTGTTCAGCGAACTGGGCCTCGAAGCCCTGACCCGCGCGCTCGCCAAGATCAGCGGCGTGACCGAACCCGTCAAGGCGGCCAGCCTGCTGAGCGGCGAGGAAGGCCTGACCACCATCATCCTGCACGGCGAGCGCCTGAGCGTGCCGCGCACTGTGGCGCTGCTGGCCCGCAACAGCGACGTGGACACCCGCCGCCTCGGCAAGGTGCGCCAGTGGCGCGGCGGCACCGTGGCCGACGTGCCCAGCGAGTTCGTCGAGAAGCTGCTGGCCGCCTCCCCCCTGGAGGGCGAGGTGGGCGTAGAAGTCGCCCAGGAACTGCCCGAACTGTTCGAGGCCCCGACCCGCGAGGGCCGTCAGGGTGGCGGCTACCAGGGTGGACGCGGCGGCTACCGCGACGAGGGCGGCTACCGGGGCAACCGCGGCGGCGGCTCGCAGGGCGGACGCGGCGGCTACGGCAACCGCGAGGGCGGCTACCAGGGTCAGGGTGGCGGCAATCGCGGCGGCCAGGGTCGCTGGAGCCGCGACCGTGATGACCGCCAGGGCGGCGAGCGTCGCCGTGAGGACTTCGCGGACCGCGAGTTCGTGCCCGGCGGGCGCTAA
- a CDS encoding RluA family pseudouridine synthase, which produces MVKAASTIAGAGATLPAVTGLPPTLDLTATPGRLDAVLADLAGVSRSQVAGWIAGGQVQVGGVVVQKASLKLRGGEALTVQVPPPPDATVAPEAIPLDVLYEDDVLIAVNKPPGMVTHPAPGVTTGTLVNALLGRMSLPEQPGAAGPDGYRPGIVHRLDRDTSGVIVVAKTVEAHARLAAAFKDRETRKTYLAVAAGTWKAEGPVNVNAPIGRHPTARQRMTVGGANPREAQTRFTPLEAHPDGHGRTLALVRAQPHTGRTHQIRVHLAHLGSPILGDPVYGRESAVMPRHALHAHFLTLPHPVTGEALHLHAPVPDDLLNAWVALGGAVPAGLE; this is translated from the coding sequence ATGGTGAAGGCTGCCTCAACCATAGCCGGGGCCGGCGCTACACTGCCCGCCGTGACCGGCCTCCCCCCCACCCTCGACCTCACCGCCACACCGGGCCGCCTGGACGCCGTGCTGGCCGACCTTGCGGGCGTGAGCCGCTCGCAGGTGGCCGGGTGGATCGCGGGCGGGCAGGTGCAGGTGGGCGGCGTGGTGGTGCAGAAAGCCAGCCTGAAACTCCGGGGCGGCGAGGCGCTGACGGTGCAGGTGCCTCCCCCCCCCGACGCGACCGTGGCCCCCGAGGCCATTCCCCTCGACGTGCTGTACGAGGACGACGTGCTGATCGCCGTGAACAAGCCGCCCGGCATGGTCACGCACCCCGCGCCGGGCGTCACCACCGGCACGCTGGTGAACGCGCTGCTGGGCCGGATGAGCCTGCCCGAGCAACCCGGCGCGGCCGGCCCCGACGGCTACCGCCCCGGCATCGTTCACCGGCTGGACCGGGACACCAGCGGCGTGATCGTGGTCGCCAAGACCGTGGAGGCCCACGCCCGCCTCGCCGCCGCCTTCAAGGACCGTGAGACGCGCAAGACGTATCTGGCGGTGGCCGCGGGAACCTGGAAGGCCGAGGGGCCGGTGAACGTGAACGCGCCCATTGGCCGCCACCCCACCGCCCGGCAGCGGATGACGGTGGGGGGCGCGAACCCGCGCGAGGCCCAGACCCGCTTTACCCCGCTGGAGGCGCACCCGGACGGGCACGGGCGCACGCTGGCGCTGGTGCGCGCCCAGCCCCACACGGGCCGCACGCACCAGATTCGCGTCCACCTCGCGCACCTGGGCAGCCCCATTCTGGGCGACCCGGTCTATGGCCGCGAGAGCGCCGTCATGCCGCGCCACGCCCTGCACGCCCACTTCCTGACCCTCCCCCACCCCGTCACGGGCGAGGCCCTGCACCTGCACGCCCCGGTGCCGGATGACCTGCTGAATGCCTGGGTGGCGCTGGGCGGGGCGGTTCCGGCGGGGCTGGAGTAG
- the tatA gene encoding twin-arginine translocase TatA/TatE family subunit yields the protein MPNIGAPELLVILLVALLVFGPRKLPELGKSLGQGLREFRRTTGSVTEELRRGLDTPAAPADGVIAPAPTLHPAPVAQVVPENTPRA from the coding sequence ATGCCCAATATCGGTGCCCCCGAACTCCTCGTTATTCTGCTGGTCGCGCTGCTGGTGTTCGGCCCACGCAAACTGCCGGAACTCGGCAAGAGCCTGGGCCAGGGCCTGCGCGAATTCCGCCGCACCACCGGCTCCGTGACCGAGGAACTGCGGCGCGGCCTGGATACCCCCGCCGCGCCCGCCGACGGCGTGATCGCGCCTGCCCCCACCCTTCACCCGGCACCCGTGGCCCAGGTGGTGCCCGAGAACACGCCCCGCGCCTGA
- a CDS encoding RNA polymerase sigma factor — protein sequence MTAEPPPAHEPTDEALMQAMAGGHEDALRELHRRYARLLYALGYRMLRQRDDVEVCVQDAFMNAWRHAARFDPARASVKTWLVSIAHHRFLQELRDRPQTPLELEEWDSPVQSADPTDRILANRAVQVLDAPQRQLVELAYYRGYSHSELATLTGLPIGTVKSRLRAALERMRGVLGREGSTRGPDALEGGERV from the coding sequence ATGACTGCCGAGCCGCCACCTGCCCACGAGCCGACCGATGAAGCCCTCATGCAGGCCATGGCGGGTGGACACGAGGACGCCCTGCGCGAACTGCACCGCCGCTACGCCCGGCTGCTGTATGCCCTGGGGTACCGGATGCTGCGGCAGCGTGACGATGTCGAGGTCTGCGTGCAGGACGCCTTCATGAACGCCTGGCGGCACGCCGCGCGCTTCGACCCCGCGCGGGCGAGCGTCAAGACCTGGCTGGTGAGCATCGCCCACCACCGCTTTCTCCAGGAACTGCGCGACCGTCCGCAGACGCCGCTGGAACTGGAGGAATGGGACTCCCCCGTACAGTCCGCCGACCCCACCGACCGTATTCTGGCAAACCGTGCCGTGCAGGTGCTGGACGCCCCGCAGCGTCAACTGGTTGAACTGGCCTATTACCGCGGCTACTCTCACTCGGAGCTGGCGACCCTGACCGGGTTGCCCATCGGCACCGTGAAGTCCCGGCTGCGGGCGGCCCTGGAAAGGATGCGCGGCGTCCTGGGCCGCGAGGGCAGTACGAGGGGGCCGGATGCTCTGGAAGGAGGTGAGCGCGTGTGA